One Candidatus Krumholzibacteriia bacterium genomic window, CGCTCCACATCGAGATAGTGGTGCGTGTGATAGGAGAAGCGCCGCCAGATGGCCGTGGGCGTGGTGGCAATGCGGTAGACGTAGCGGCGCGACTGTGCGCTGAAGCGGGCGTGGAAGTCGTCCGCGACCTCCATGGCGCCCACCACCGCCACGTCGTCGGGCAGGCAGGCGTTGAGCGCAATGACCAGGCGGGAGGTAGTGTGCTCGCTCTCCACGTGGAAGTTGGCCACATAGCCCAGCGCGTGCACGCCGGCGTCGGTGCGCGCGCAGCCACGCACACCGACCAGCTGCCGGCACACGGTGGCGATGGCCGCCTCGACGGTTCCCTGCACGGTGCGCACGTCCGGCTGTTTCTGCCAGCCGGAGAAGTCGGTGCCGTCGTACTCGAGCAGCAGGCGGATGTTGCGCACGCTCATCCCAGCCACCCCGATGCCGCCGAGATTGCCGCGCCTGAGGTGAGCAGCAGCGCCACGTCGGCGCCGCCCAGGCGCGGCGGTTCGATGGTCAGCGGCAGGCGGTGGCGCACGTCGCGCAGTTCCACCGCCATGGCCAGCTGACCCGAGCGGCGGATGGCGGCAACCAGCAGCGGAACCAGTGATAGACGCACCGCACCCGCACGCGAAAGCAGCCCACCGGACAGATCCCCGCCGCGGAACGACTGGGCCAGGCGTATTCGCCGGAACTCGTCGGCAACCAGCGGAACGAAACCCATGGCGAGAAATACGAACAGTGCCACGTTGCCGGCGGCACGTTTCGACACCCGGCGTACGACGTCGTAGATGCCGCAGGCCAATCCTTCCGGCGCCGCCGCAGCCAGCAGCAGGGACACGCTCATCAGCATGACGGCGAGACGCAGGGCAAAGAAGACCCCGTTGGCAAGGCCGTCATCGGTCATGATGCGCACGCCGCCCAGCGTCACGATGGGCGCGCCCGGACCGAAGATCGC contains:
- the truA gene encoding tRNA pseudouridine(38-40) synthase TruA — its product is MSVRNIRLLLEYDGTDFSGWQKQPDVRTVQGTVEAAIATVCRQLVGVRGCARTDAGVHALGYVANFHVESEHTTSRLVIALNACLPDDVAVVGAMEVADDFHARFSAQSRRYVYRIATTPTAIWRRFSYHTHHYLDVERMRAAARHLQGRQDFTSFTPVTNDKDPVCNLMDVTVVGAERHILIEVESDRFLYNMVRAIAGTLMEVGRGKIEPERMPEILGKRDRRAAGPTAAACGLTLLRARYPGDPGERTAGSA
- a CDS encoding energy-coupling factor transporter transmembrane protein EcfT, which produces MYPRRIVTDVASIPTRGDTAAIRPRDSRAVLLAVFALVTAALVTVHGAVSMLGLLGFVCAWHVVVTGDLSTSAASLRRVAPFAVVVVLLNAIFGPGAPIVTLGGVRIMTDDGLANGVFFALRLAVMLMSVSLLLAAAAPEGLACGIYDVVRRVSKRAAGNVALFVFLAMGFVPLVADEFRRIRLAQSFRGGDLSGGLLSRAGAVRLSLVPLLVAAIRRSGQLAMAVELRDVRHRLPLTIEPPRLGGADVALLLTSGAAISAASGWLG